GGGCCGGCCTACGACGCGGTGACGGATGCCGCGGCGGACCGCCGTGCGGCACCCGCCCCGTTCCGTGCGTTCAGCCCGTCGAACTCGACCACCGGGATCGAGAACGGCTCGCGCCACGAGAAGCGCACGACGACCTCGGTCGCGCGCTCGTCCTCGATGATCGCCTCGACGCTCGTGTCGACGAGCACGCGGGCGCTGCCGTGCGGCGCCTGCTCGCGAAGCTCGAGCCACAGGCTCTCGGGGTGCGGGACGACGCCCTGGTTCGTCGAGACGAGGGCGAGCTCCCAGCCCGCCGACGGGCAGAGGCCGAAGCCCGAGACGCGGACGACGCGTCCGCTCGAACTCGTGAAGGCGGTGGCGCTGAAGTCGTGTGGGGAGAAGTCGCAGTGAAGATCGCTCATCCGCTGAACGCTACGCACGACGCGGGCGCGCGACATCAGGGACAGCGCTGAGACGGGCGGGCGTCGGACGCCCGAACGCCGCACGCGACATCCGACGCCCGAGCGCCGCCACCGGCATCCGCTCGGCCATCGCGGCGGCATAGGCTGGCTCGCATGCGTTTCGGAATGTTCATCCCCCAGGGCTGGCGCCACGACCTCGTCGACATCGACCCGGCCGAGCACTGGCAGACCATGCACGACCTCGCCGCGCACGCCGATGCGCCCGACTCCGGCTGGGAGTCGATCTGGGTCTACGACCACTTCCACACGGTGCCGGTGCCGAGCGAGACCGAGGCGACCCACGAGGCGTGGACCCTCATGGCGGCGTTCGCCGCGTCGACCTCGCGCGTGCGCCTCGGGCAGATGTGCACCTGCGTCGCGTACCGCAACCCCGCCTACCTCGCGAAGATCGCCGCGACCGTCGACCTCATCTCGGGCGGACGAACCGAGATGGGCATCGGCGCCGGCTGGTACGAGCACGAGTGGCTCGCGTACGGCTACGGGTTCCCCGACGCACCCGCCCGGCTGCGAGCGCTCCGCGAGGGCGTCGAGGTCATGCACCAGGCCTGGACCACCGGCCGGGCGACCCTCGACGGCGAGTTCTGGCAGATCGACGACGCCATCGTGCAGCCCAAGCCCCTGCAGCAGGGCGGCATCCCGATGTGGATCGCCGGCGGCGGCGAGAAGGTCACGCTGAAGATCGCGGCGAAGTACGCGAGCTACACGAACTTCAACGGCGGCGCCGAGGTCTTCAGCCAGAAGAGCGAGATCCTGCGCGGCCACGCCGAGACGCTCGGCCGCGATTTCGACTCGATCGTGCGCAGCTCGAACTTCAACACGGTCGTCGGCACCGATGCCGCGGACGTCGAGCGCCGCCTCGCCGTCATCGAGGCTCGCGTCGCGCCGTACCTCGGCCAGGCCGGCACCGAACGGTACCTGCAGGGCATGCACTCCGACGAGTCGCTCGTCGGCACCGTGAGCGAGGTCGTCGCCAAGCTCGAGCAGCGCCGCGACCTGGGTCTGGGCTACGCGATCCACTACATGCCCGAGCTCGCGTACGACCGCAGCGGGCTCGAGCTGTTCGAGGCCGAGGTCATCCCGGCGCTGGCCGACTAGGGTTCGGCCCGCGGGGCGGGAGGAGCTCGCGCGCACGGGCGGAAGGTACGGCGTTCGGCGTCCTCCGCAGCGTGCGTTCTCCTCCCGCGGGTCGAGTGCGGGGTCGAGTGCGGGGTCGAGTGCGGAGTTGTGCGCCGGCCGTCGGCAGCGGCCGAGGCTGGCGCCCCGCCTCCCCTGCATGATGCACTGGAGCTCTGGGGAGGGAGCTTCCGATGCGATGGCAGCCGGATGTCGCGCGCGGCGCGTGGATCGCGGAGCGGCTCGACGCCGGCGCCCTCACGGCGTCGATGCACTCCGTCGTGCCGCGAGGGTTCGCCGCCTACGCGCGCATCTTCCATCCGCTCGAGGGGCAGCGGCCCATCGGGATGACGTGGCAGGAGCTGCGCCGCGACCCCGAGCACTGGCCGCGCGGGTGGGAGCAGCGGTCGACGACCTGGCGGTCGCTCGCCCGCGAACTCGGCGTGACGTGGCATCCGCTCGTGCAGTGGGAGTCGATCGTGCGCGCGAGCGGCGAGGACGGCAGATGGAACGGCGTTCCCGGGCTCGACGGCTGGCGCTACGGCGATCCGATGACGGGGTCGCCCGGAACGCCGGCGTTCGCGACGATCGCACGCGTGCTCGAACGCCATACCGCGACCCCGGATGCCGGACAGGCGGCCGTCTGGGAGGGGCACGGAGGCCTCTTCTCGAACGACGGCGTCTCGGTGCTCAGGTGGTTCGCCGACGACGAGGTGGAGTCCGAGCGCGACTCCGACGCCGAGCCCTCCGCGGCGCCGCCCCTCGGGCCCGAGGTCGACGCCGGGCCGCGCCTGGAGCTTCCGGCGCGGTCGCATGTGCTGTTCGACGCCGGAGTCGGCGAGCTGACCGACGACTCGTGGCCGGAGCGCGCGCCATGGACGCGTGATGCGGGGCCGTGGTCGGTCACGCCGAGCCTCGTCTGGCCCGACGACCGCGCGTGGGTGCTCGTCGGCGAGGTCGACTACGACTCGACGATCGTCGCGGGCAACGCCGAGCTCGTGGCCCAGCTGCTCGACACGCCTGGGCTCGAGGTCGAGGAGATCCCCGAGGGCGCCGACCTCAGCTCGACGGGCGACGCGCTGAACGGCCCGCGCGGCGGGTAGGCCTGCGCCCGCGCCGCCGCGCGAGCCACGTGCGGGCTACGCGGCGATGGCCTCGTCGAGCTTCTCGGCCAGCTCGGCGTCGGTCGGCTCGGTGAAGTGCGTGCCGTCGGGGAACACGACCACGGGGATCCGCGTGCGGCCCGAGATCGCCTTCGCGCGGTCGGCGCCGTCGAGCTCGACCTCGAGGTCGACGTAGTCGTAGTCGACGCCGCGGCCGTCGAGCAGCGCCTTCGAGCGACGGCAGTCGATGCACCACTCGGCGCCGTACATCGTGATGCGGGCAGGGTTCAGGTCAGAAGAGGGGGAGGTCATACAGAGAACCTACGTTCCGCGGCTGAGTGGTATTCCCAGCATGAATGGCCCCAGCATGGAACGACGGATGCCGCAACGGGGGTGCGGCGGACACGCGGGCGGTGACAGACTCGCCGCATGCGATTCGAGTCGACGATGTTCCAGACCGGAAACAACACCGGCATCGAGGTGCCCGAGCACGTGATCGAGGAGCTCGGCGCCGGACGCAAGCCCCCCGTCGTCGTCACGGTCAACGGCTACGAGTACCGCAGCACGGTCGCCGTGATGGGCGGGCGCTACCTGATCGCGTTCAGCGCCGACAAGCGTGCGGCGACCGGCATCGAGGGCGGCGACGCGATCGTGGTCGACCTCGAGGTCGACACGGCTCCGCGCACGGTCGAGGTGCCGTCGGACCTGGGCGCGGCGCTCGCGACGGCCGGTCTTCGCGACGCGTTCGATGCGCTGTCGCCGAGCGCGCGCAAGGCGCACGTGACGAGCGTCGAATCGGCCAAGGCCCCCGAGACCCGGCAGCGCCGCGTCGATGCCGTCATCGCCAAGCTCGGCTGACGCGGTTCGCGCGGCTGACGGGCCGGCCCGCCACTCAGGCCACCGGCCTCAGCTCGCCGCCGGTCGCTGCGGTGCGACGTTCGACGCCCGTCCGGTCGGCGCCTACGAGCCGCACGAACGCGCTGAGCTGCGCGACGCCCGCGGGCGTGTACGGCAGCGCGTCGAGCAGGCCGGGGGAGTAGAGCAGGTACGCCGCCCACTTCGCGCGTGAGATGGCCACGTTGAGCCGGTTCTTCAGCAGCAGGAACTCCACGCCGCGCGGCGCGGAGGTCGCGCTCGACGCGGCGAGCGAGACGATCGCGACCGCGGCCTCCTGACCCTGGAACTTGTCGACCGTGCCGACGGGAACGTCGGGGAACCCGGCGTCGTCGATGGCCTGCCGCACGAGGGTGAGCTGGGCGTTGTAGGGGGTGACCACGATGAGGTCGCGCTGTTCGAGCGGGCGGCCGCGCGCGGCATCGGGATCGGTCGGATCGACCCAGGTGCGCCCGAGCAGCGCTTCGACGTGCGCGACGACGGCGTCGGCCTCTTCGGCGGAGGCGACGGTGTTGCCCTCGTGCGCGACCGGCACGGGGGTGAGCCCGGGGTGCACGCCGTCGAGCGAGCGGGTCGACGCGACCTCGTGCGAGTGCAGCTCGCCCTCGTACGAGAGGCGCGATACGGGGGCGGCGACCGCGGGGTGCATGCGACGGCTCTCGGCGAGGAAGAAGCCGAACTCGGCCGGCAGCACGTCGTGGCCGTCGGCGATCCAGCCGAGGGCCGAGGTGTCGACCGGCTCGAGGTGGATGCCCTGGCTCACCTGCGGCAGCTGCTGGGGGTCGCCGAGCAGCAGCAGGTTCCGGGCGGAGACCGCCGCGGCGATCGTCGAGGCGAGCGAGAACTGGCCTGCCTCGTCGATGACGAGCAGGTCGAGCGACGCGCGGGGCACGCGCTCGTCGTTGGCGAAGTCCCAGGCGGTGCCGCCGATCACGAACCCGGTGCGGGCGTGCGCCTCGGCGAACTGGGCGAGCCCGTTGCGCTTCTTGTCGAGCCGTGTGTAGGCGTGATCGGCGGTGTCGCCGTCTTTCGGGGCCTTGCCCACGAGGTCGGGCGCGAGCCCGGCGCGGATCGTGGCGTCGAGCACGTTCTCGACTACGGCGTGCGACTGGGCGACGACGCCGACCTTCCACCCGTGCCGGGCGACGAGCGCGGCGATGACGTGCGAGGCGACGTAGGTCTTGCCCGTGCCGGGAGGGCCCTGCACGGCGAGGTAGGAGTCGTCGAGCTGCTGCAGGCCCGCGGTGACGGCGGCGACGTAGTCGTGGTGGGCCGCGAGGCTCGCGCTCGCGGCGAGGCCGAGGCCGTCGCGCGTGCGGGGAGCTGTTCGCCGAAGGAGATCGACGGCGGGGCTCTTCGGCCAGCGCGGCCAGGTGCGGAGGAGCTGCTCGGCCCAGCCGGCGATGGCGCCCTTCTGGCGGCCGGCGGCGGGCGGCGGCCCGGGCACGACGGCCATCGGCAGCCCCGACCAGGTCTCGCCGTCGACGGCGAACTCCTCGACGACCACGCCGTCGTCGAGCACCTCGACGACCCTCACCCCACGTGCCGTGCGGGCGCCGGGCCGCTGGGGCCGCCCTCCGCTGAACGGCGCGGGCGAGGCGTAGAGCACGTTGACCTCGCCGCCCACCGAGAACCGCGAACCGGGGGCGATGCGCCCGAGCAGCCGCACATGGCGTCGCTCGGCCCGCTTGCCCTCTTCGACGAACCAGGGCTCGACCACGGCGGATGCCGCGGGGTCGACGACGAGTACGTCGCGGTGCTCCTCCCATGCCTCGAGCGGCTGCTCGAGACGGAAGTAGTGCGCCCACCAGAAGCTCTTGGCCTCGCGGTCGTGGTAGTCGATCGCGGCGGCCGCGAGCGCGAGCGCCGTGTGGTCGGCGTCGCGCGAGGGGTCGTCGCGCGGACCGGCGAGCTGCTGCAGGTGCAGGGCGATCGGCGACGGCTCGGCGACCTTGCCCTCGGCCTTCAACGCCTCGATCAGCTCGGACTCGGGCACCGACGGCACGCCGGCCTCGCGGGCGAGCGCGAGCAGCCAGTCGCGGAGCCGCAGCGTGGACACGCAGTCGTAGCGGTTGTAGTCGGCGAGGTCGTCGAGCACGTGCTGCGCGGCCTCCTCGCCCGACAGCCCGGTGACCGGGTCGAGGCCGCCGTTCGCGAGCAGGTCGCGAGCCCGCACGTACTCGAGGATCGAGTCGCCGCCGGACTTCACCTCGGCCTCGCGCAGCTCGTCGCCCATGTAGAGCGGCTCGAGCTTCTTGATCGAGTACGAGCGGCTGCCGACGCGCACCGCCCGCTTCACGATGGGGTAGAGGTCGACGAACACCCCGTCGCGCAGCAGCCGGTCGACCTCGACCTCGCGCACGCCGTGGCGTGCGGCGATCGAGAGCAGGTGCGCTTTCTCGTAGTTGGCGTAGTGGTAGATGTGCAGGTTCGGATGCGCGGCGCGGCGGGCGGCCACGAGGTCGAGGAACCGCTCGAGCGCGACCTTCTCCTCTGCGAAGCTGTGCGCCCAGAGCGGGGTGAACGCCTCGTCGACGTCGACCATGCCGAACAGGTAGTCGATGCCCCAGTCGCGCGCCGGACCCTCGGTGTAGAGCGGGTCGCCCTCGAAGTCGAAGAAGAGGTCGCCCGCGTCGGGCTCGGGGATCGCCGCGAGCGCCGACGGGTCGCGCACGTCGACCGGGGGCGGCAGCGGCGGGTCGTCGGGGGAGCGGGTGCCCGCGGCGTCTGCTGCGCTGAGCGCCGCCTCGGCCTCGAGCTGCAGCCGCGCCTGCACCCGCAGGTTCGCGAGGGTCGCGTCGAGCACGCCGGCAACGGGGGCGTCGGATGCCGCGAGCGCGTCGATCGTCGTGATGCCGGCCTCGGCGAGGGCGCCGCGCTGCGTCACGCGGAGCCCGGCGACCAGCAGCACGTCGCGGTGCGCCTGCACCTCGAGGTCGCAGGTGGCGCAGCGGCCGTCGAGGCCGTAGCGGGGATCGCCCCACGCCACCGGGGCGGTGTCGGCGAGGCGCTCGGCGATGACGCGCTCGAGCCGGTCGCGGCGCAGCCGGTAGACGGGCGCGATGTCGTCGAGGCGGTGCGTGCTCGTGGTGCCGTCGCCGAGCAGCAGCTCGACGGTGTCGGCCCGTGGCACGCCGATGCGGTCGAGCTGCTCGGCGTAGGCGGCGAGCTGCAGCAGCGCCGTGACCTTCGCGCGGCGGGCGAGCTTGCTGTCCTGCACGAGGTAGCGGCCGTCGGGCTGCCGGACGATGAAGTCGGCGAACCCGATGAAGCCGTCGTCGGCGAACGTCGCCTGGAACACGACCCGTGCGCCCGCGGCGAACGCGGCGTTCGTCGCCTCGACCGCCGCGGCGACGGCGGCGGCGTCGCGCACCGACGACCGCTCGATCTCGACGACGCCGGTGCCGAACTGTTCGCGGTAGCGCTCGAGCACGCGCAGTTCGTGCGCGTCGCCCATGCGCCCCGATCGCTCGAGCATGGCGTCTTCGGGATCGGGCACGGCCTCGATGCGGCCGAGCTTGGCGTCGAGTGCGCGCAGGAACGCGAACTCGCATTCGGACGCCTTCTTGAGGTCGCTCGCGCTCGTGACCACCGTGCCTTCGACCAGGTACATCGGGCCCCCTTCGCGTGATGCCGTGCCTCAACGGTAGCCGCGGCATCCGACATCGAACCGGGAGATCGCGGTGCCGGATGCCGCGTGGCGGCGCCGAGCCGATGTCTCCGCCGCTACGGCCCCGAGAGCGCTCCGCGCTGGACGCCGAGCATGCCCTCGACGGCCTCGCCGAGGCGAGATCCGCGGTCGGCGGCCTGCCCCCACCGCACGAGGGCGTGGGCGTTCAGGCCGTCGATCATGCCGAGGAGCTGCCAGGCGACGGAGGCCGCGTCATCCGTCACGAACTCCCCCGCCTCGATGCCCGCGGTGACGATGCCGTGCAGGAACGCCTGCCAGTCGTCCATCTCGTCGCGCACGCGCTGGGCGAGGGCCTCGTTGCGGCGGCCCATGGCCCAGGCCTCGACCCAGATCACGGTGACGTCGTCGCGCGTGCCGTCGAGCAGGGTGTCGAGCAGGTGCGCGAGTTGCGCGCGCGGGGTCTCGAGTGGGGCTACGAGCGAGCCCACCTCGACGAGCTCGGTCGCGACGATGGTGCCGAAGGTGCGCGCGATCAGGGCGTCCATGTTCGGCTCGTAGTGCGCGACGAGCGCGGGGGCGACGTCGATGCGTGCGGCGATGCTGCGCAGGGTGACCGCGTAGAGGCCCTGCTCGAGGGCGACGTCGCGCGCGGCATCCGCGATCTCGGCCGATCGTTCGGCCGGGGTCTTGCGGGCGGCCTTCTTGCGGACCGGTCTTGACATGGTGACCTCGTGTCGGTAGCGTCGCTGCAACTTATTGATCGTCTGATCAATAGTAGATCGAGTCCCCGATCCTGTCGAGAGATCGACGAGCAGAGAGTCCTCAACGATGAGCAACACCACCACCGCGACCCCGGATGCCGCACCGACGCCGCAGCCGAACGCACCCGTCACCGCAGCCGACCGCGCCGGCCACGTCGAGACGCACGGTGCGGACTTCATCCCCGAGACCGAGCGCCACGGCAAGCCGCGCGAGCTCTTCTGGGTGTGGATGTCGGCCAACGTCATCTACCTGTACTTCGTCGTCGGCGGCGTGCTCATGCTGCTCGGCCTCCCCGTCTGGGAGGCGCTGCTGATCACGGTGCTCGGCAACCTGTGGTGGGCGGCCGTCGGCCTGCTCGCGATCAGCGGCCCGGCGTCGGGCACCCCGAGCGTCGCGATCATGCGCGCCATGTTCGGCATCCGGGGCAGTCGCGTGTTCGGCGCCGGACTCGGCGTGGCCATCGGCATCTTCTACGAGATCATCAACATCGCGTTCGCCACCCTCGCGGCCCTCGCCCTCATCGGGCAGATCGGCATCGTGCTGCCGGCCGGAGCCGAATGGGGCGTGCTCGTCGTGGTCGCCGCGCTCAGCTTCGTGATCGGCATCTACGGCCACGCGACGATCCTGAAGCTCGCGCCGTACTTCTCGGCCGCGCTCGCCGTCGTCTTCGTCGTGCTCGCCGTCTTCGTGTTCGGCGCGGCCGACTTCTCGTACGCCCCGGCGCCGCTCGAGCCGGGCGAGCACTGGGCGATGCTGCTGCTCGGCTTCGCGATCGTCGCCTCGAGCCCGCTCTCATGGGGCACCGGCGCCGACTACGCCCGCTACCTGCCGACGGATGTCTCGAAGACGAGGGTCGCGGTCTGGACCGCGCTCGGCGGCTTCATCCCGGCCATCTTCATCGGCACGCTCGGCGTCATCGCCGGCACGGCGATCGACATGACCGACCCGCAGCTGACGATCTCCGAGATCGTGCCCGGCTGGTTCACGCCCGTCTTCCTCGCGATGATCGTGCTCTCGAGCATCACGAACAACGTGCTCGTCGCGTACTCGACGGGCCTCTACGCGCAGGGCCTCGGGTTCCGGATGCCGCGGGCCCTCACCGTCGTCGTGACGGGTTTCGCCGCGACCGCAGCTGCCGCCTGGCTGCTGTTCATCGCCCCGAGCTTCCTCGACGCCCTGAACTCCTCGCTCGAGCTGGCGGTCACCGTGCTCGGTCCGCTCGTCGCGGTCTACGCCGTCGACATCGTGCTGCGCCGCAACCGCTACGACGGCCGCGCCCTCACCGACGAGCGCCGCGGCAGCCCGTTCTGGTACCGCGGCGGCGTGTTCTGGCCGGGCGTCATCGCCATGGCCGGCGCGACGACGGTGGCCGTGCTCATGGCCAACACGACGCTGTACGTCGGCCCGATCTCGGGCGCGCTCGGCGGGGCCGACCTCTCGGCGATCGTCGGTCCGCTCCTCGCCGGCGGGCTCTACGCCGTGCTCTGGCTGACCACGAAGCCCTACCGCGACCCGGCGGCCCGCCCCGCCCCCGCGATCACCGAAGCGGATGCCGCGGCATCCGACCGAACCGAAGGAGCCCTCGCATGACCTGGCGCATGCCCGCAGAGACCGCACGCCACGACCGCACGTGGATGGCCTTCCCGCGCGAGGGCCTGACCCTCGGCGAGAGCGAGTCCGAGCGCGAGGCCGGCTACGCCGCGTGGGCGGACGTCGCCAACGCGATCGTGCCGTTCGAACCGCTGACGATGGTCGTCGACCCGACCGAGACCGCGCGCGCCCGCCGCATGCTCGACGGCGCGATCGAGCTCGTCGAGGCGCCGCTCGACGAATTCTGGATGCGCGACTTCGGCCCCACCTTCGTGGTCGACGACGAGCGCCCGGGCGTGCTCGGCGCCGTCGACTGGATCTTCAACGGCTGGGGCGCCCCCGAGTGGGCCGAGTGGACGAAGTCCGCCGAGATCGCGCGCTTCGTCGCCGACCGCGTCGGTGCCGAGCTCGTGTCGAGCGTGCTCGTGAACGAGGGCGGCGGCATCCACGTCGACGGCGAGGGCACCGTGCTCGTCACCGAGACCGTGCAGCTCGACCCGCGCCGCAACCCGTACGCCGACAAGGCCCGCGTCGAGGCCGAGCTCGCGCGCACGATCGGCACGACGAAGGCGATCTGGCTGCCCCGCGGCCTCGAGCGCGACTACGACGACTTCGGCACGAACGGCCACGTCGACATCGTCGCGACGATCCCCTCGCCCGGCCTCCTGCTGCTGCACCGTCAGGACAACCCCGAGCACCCCGACTTCGAGGTGACGCGCGTCCTGCGCGCCCAGCTCGAGCAGGAGGCGGATGCCGCGGGCCGCCGCTTCGAGATCGTCGACCTGCCGGCACCCGAGACCCTTCGCGACCACGAGGGCTTCGTCGACTGGAGCTACGTGAACCACCTCGTCGTGAACGACGGCGTCATCGCCTGCGGGTTCGGCGAGGATCGGGCGGATGCCGCGGCGCGCGAGGTCCTCGCCGACGCGTACCCCGGCCGTCGCGTCGTCACGGTCGACTCGCGCGAGATCTTCGCCCGCGGCGGCGGCATCCACTGCATCACGCAGCAGCAGCCCGCGCTCGAGGTGGAGGCGGCTCGATGAGCGGCGCATTCGACGTCGTCGAGGCGTCGATCGCCGACCTGCGGGCCGCCCTCGAGTCGGGCCGCGTCACCGCGGTCGAGCTGCTCGACGCCTACCTCGCCCGCATCGCGGCGTACGACGACCCCGAGACGGCGACCGCGCTGAACGCGCTCGTCGTCATGAACCCCGACGCACGGGCCGACGCGCTCGCCTCCGACGCGCGCCGTGCGAGCGGCGACGTGCGCGGACCGCTCGACGGCATCCCGTACACGGCCAAGGACAGCTACCTCGCACGCGGACTCACCGCCGCGGCCGGTTCGCCGGCCTTCGAGCACCTCGTCGCCCAGCGCGACGCCTTCACGATCGAGCGGCTCCGCGGCGCCGGCGCCGTGCTGATCGGCCTCACGAACATGCCGCCGATGGCGAACGGCGGCATGCAGCGCGGCGTCTACGGCCGCGCCGAGAGCCCGTACAACTCGGACTTCCTCACCGCCGCCTTCGGCTCGGGCTCCTCGAACGGGTCGGGCACCGCGACGGCGGCCTCGTTCGCGGCGTTCGGCCTCGGCGAGGAGACCTGGTCCTCTGGCCGAGCGCCCGCGTCGAACAACGCGCTCTGCGCCTACACCCCGTCGCGCGGCGTGATCTCGGTGCGCGGCAACTGGCCGCTCGTGCCCACCATGGACGTCGTCGTGCCGCACACCCGCACCATGGCCGACCTGTTCGAGGTGCTCGACGTGATCGTCGCCGACGACGCCGAGACCCGAGGCGACTTCTGGCGCGTGCAGCCCTGGGTGTCGATTCCGGCCTCCTCCGAGGTGCGCCCCGACTCCTATGTCGCGCTCTCGGCGACGGATGCCGCTGGCGCGACGGATGCCGCGGGCGGGCGTGCCGCGTCGGCGCGCGCCGTGCTCGCCGGCCGTCGCCTCGGCATTCCGCGCATGTACGTGAACGCCGATCCCGAGGCCGGCACGGCCGAGCCCGGACGGACCCCCGGCATCGGCGGATCCACCGGGCGGCGCATCGAGACCCGCGTCTCGGTCGTGGAGCTCTGGGAGGCGGCGCGCCGCGACCTCGAGGCCGCCGGCGCCGAGGTCGTCGAGGTCGACTTCCCGGTGGTGTCGAACTACGAGGGCGACCGTATCGGCGCCCCGACGATCGCGACCCGTGGAATCGTCTCACCGGAGTACCTGCGCCGCGAGATCGTCGACCTCTCGGCGTGGGCGTGGAACGACTTCCTCGACGCCAACGGCGACCCCGCCCTGCGCGCGCTCGCCGAGGTGGACGGCCCGCGCATCTTCCCGCACCCGGAGGGCTCGCTGCCCGATCGGTATGCGGGCTTCGACGACGACATCGCCGAGTACCCCGAGTGGGCGCGCACGCACCCCGGGGCGACCTTCGACGACATGCCCGAGCTCGAGGACGGCCTGCGCGGGCTCGAGGAGACCCGCCGGGTCGACCTCGAGGCGTGGATGGACGGCCTCGGTCTCGACGCCGTCGTCTTCCCGGCCGTCGCCGACGTCGGCCCGGCCGACATGGACGTGAACGAGGCATCCGCCGATCTCGGCTGGCGCAACGGCGTGTGGGTCGCGAACGGCAACCTCGTGCCGCGGCACCTGGGCATCCCGACGGTCACCGTGCCCATGGGCACCATGGGGGACATCCGGATGCCGGTCGGCCTCACGTTCGCCGGCCGCGCCTACGACGACACGGCGCTGCTGCGCGTGGCCGCGGCCTTCGAGGCGACGGGAACGCGCCGCACGGAGCCGCCGCGCACCCCGCGCCTCGCCTGACGGCAGGTGATTCGCCTCGAGCCCGCTCGTTCAGAGCGGGCTCGAGCATTCGACCGACCGTGCGAGTCGCTCGGGCGCGAACATCGCGAGGGACGTCATCGAGGTGACCTCGACGCGGACGCCGAGCATGCGGCTCGCGATGCCCGAGAGCACCGAGGCAGCCTCGCCGCCCATCATGATGTCGGTCTCGGCGAGCAGATCGATCGCCTCGTCGGCGGTGCCGTCGTCGCTGCCGCTGTGGTCGTCGGAGCCGACGGCCCCGGCCACCCCGGCTTTCGCGAACGGTGCGATCGGATCGAGCACCCGCACGTTCGACGCACCGTGCCTCGCGAACGCCCGGAGCACCTCGTCCCTGCGCAACCGAAGGCGCTCGCGCGGAGAGAGCTCCGAGAAGCCCGGCCGGTCGGTGGTGAGCGCCGGCAGCCGTGCCTCGGCGTATGCGGCCACGGCATCGGCCATGACGGACCTCTTCGTCGACTCCATCAGATGCGCGAGCTGGGCGACGAGCCGAGCGGTGTCCGCATCGACCCTGATGGCTTCGGCGACCATCGGCCCTCCTTTCGGGAGTTTCGTTCTGAGAACGTGTTGCAAAGTTGCAAAGTTGCAAAGTTGCGTGACTTCGTGAGGGAAACTCTTCACCGCGGATCGCTCCGAAGGGGAACGTCGGTCCGCCAAGGACGACCTGCCGCCGTGCAGGCGGTCCTGTGGAGGAGCGGTGGCGGAGCATGCGGGTGTCGGCAGGTGCGGTGGCGGAGCAGGAGGGGTGGCGGGTGAGCGCGGGCGCGCAGGCGGCGCGGGTCAGCCGACGGTGACGTCGCGCGAGTCGAGACCGGTGGCGCCGTCGGGCACGACGCCCTGCCTGGCCGAGGTCTGCACCTCGCCGTCGGCGCCGGTCGCCCGCACGCGCAGCGTGTGCGAGCCCGAGGTCGCGTCCCAGTCGAACCGCCACTGCACCCAGGTGTCCTCCGAGATGGCCGTGGCGAGCGTCGCCGGGAGCCACGGGCCGTCGTCGACCTGCACGTCGACCGCGGCGACGCCGACGTGCTGCTGCCAGGCGACGCCGGCGACGACGACGGGTCCGGCCGACAGCGACTGCCCCGACCGCGGCACGTCGATGCGCGACGAGAGCTTGATCGGTCCGCGCTCGCTCCACCCGCGATCGGTCCAGTAGGCGGATGCCGCGTCGAACCGGGTGACCTCGAGCTCCGTCACCCACTTCGTCGCCGACACGTACCCGTAGAGCCCGGGCACGACCATGCGCACGGGGAACCCGTGCTCCGCCGGCAGCGGCTCGCCGTTCATGCCGACCGCGAGGATCGCCTCGCGGTCGTCCTGCAGCACCTCGAGCGGCGTCGAGGCCGTGAACCCGTCGATGCTGCGCGAGAGCACCATGTCGGCGTCCGCACCGGGCACGGCCCGCGCGAGCAGTTCACGGATCGGGTAGCCCAGCCACACCGCGTTGCCGATGAGCGTGCCGCCCACCTCGTTCGAGACGCACGCGAGCGTCGTC
This genomic interval from Agromyces sp. Leaf222 contains the following:
- a CDS encoding cytosine permease, translated to MSNTTTATPDAAPTPQPNAPVTAADRAGHVETHGADFIPETERHGKPRELFWVWMSANVIYLYFVVGGVLMLLGLPVWEALLITVLGNLWWAAVGLLAISGPASGTPSVAIMRAMFGIRGSRVFGAGLGVAIGIFYEIINIAFATLAALALIGQIGIVLPAGAEWGVLVVVAALSFVIGIYGHATILKLAPYFSAALAVVFVVLAVFVFGAADFSYAPAPLEPGEHWAMLLLGFAIVASSPLSWGTGADYARYLPTDVSKTRVAVWTALGGFIPAIFIGTLGVIAGTAIDMTDPQLTISEIVPGWFTPVFLAMIVLSSITNNVLVAYSTGLYAQGLGFRMPRALTVVVTGFAATAAAAWLLFIAPSFLDALNSSLELAVTVLGPLVAVYAVDIVLRRNRYDGRALTDERRGSPFWYRGGVFWPGVIAMAGATTVAVLMANTTLYVGPISGALGGADLSAIVGPLLAGGLYAVLWLTTKPYRDPAARPAPAITEADAAASDRTEGALA
- a CDS encoding agmatine/peptidylarginine deiminase translates to MTWRMPAETARHDRTWMAFPREGLTLGESESEREAGYAAWADVANAIVPFEPLTMVVDPTETARARRMLDGAIELVEAPLDEFWMRDFGPTFVVDDERPGVLGAVDWIFNGWGAPEWAEWTKSAEIARFVADRVGAELVSSVLVNEGGGIHVDGEGTVLVTETVQLDPRRNPYADKARVEAELARTIGTTKAIWLPRGLERDYDDFGTNGHVDIVATIPSPGLLLLHRQDNPEHPDFEVTRVLRAQLEQEADAAGRRFEIVDLPAPETLRDHEGFVDWSYVNHLVVNDGVIACGFGEDRADAAAREVLADAYPGRRVVTVDSREIFARGGGIHCITQQQPALEVEAAR
- a CDS encoding amidase, with protein sequence MSGAFDVVEASIADLRAALESGRVTAVELLDAYLARIAAYDDPETATALNALVVMNPDARADALASDARRASGDVRGPLDGIPYTAKDSYLARGLTAAAGSPAFEHLVAQRDAFTIERLRGAGAVLIGLTNMPPMANGGMQRGVYGRAESPYNSDFLTAAFGSGSSNGSGTATAASFAAFGLGEETWSSGRAPASNNALCAYTPSRGVISVRGNWPLVPTMDVVVPHTRTMADLFEVLDVIVADDAETRGDFWRVQPWVSIPASSEVRPDSYVALSATDAAGATDAAGGRAASARAVLAGRRLGIPRMYVNADPEAGTAEPGRTPGIGGSTGRRIETRVSVVELWEAARRDLEAAGAEVVEVDFPVVSNYEGDRIGAPTIATRGIVSPEYLRREIVDLSAWAWNDFLDANGDPALRALAEVDGPRIFPHPEGSLPDRYAGFDDDIAEYPEWARTHPGATFDDMPELEDGLRGLEETRRVDLEAWMDGLGLDAVVFPAVADVGPADMDVNEASADLGWRNGVWVANGNLVPRHLGIPTVTVPMGTMGDIRMPVGLTFAGRAYDDTALLRVAAAFEATGTRRTEPPRTPRLA